TCAGCTGGTGAAGGCCATCCACGAAACCGACAACCAATCCAAAGAAATTTTATTAAATATGTCGGAGCTTCCGAAAGGAATCTACCTTATTGACCTGTTTATGGAAGGGCAAAGGATTACCAAGAAATTGATTCTCGAATAATTCATTTTGATAAATAAAAAGCCGTTTACTTTTCCTGAAGTAAACGGCTTTTTTTATGGTTTTCAACGATTAAAGTTCTAAAATTTGTTTCAACTTTTCCACCACAATATCCACTTCTTCCCGGGTATTGTGATGAGAGAAAGAAAAGCGGATTGTTTTTCTAAGGGAGTCGCCATGAATGGCCTGCATAACGTGGGAACCTACATCCACTCCTGAAGTGCAGGCACTTCCCCCGGAGACGCTGATGCCTTCAATATCCAGATTAAGCAGCAGCAGGTCCGATTTGGGGCCGGGTGGAAAGGAAGCACTGAGCACCTTGTAATGTCCATTTCCAGGGCTGTTAAATTGGACATCAGGCAATTCCTCCAGCCGGGACTTAAGGTAAGCCCGGAGCGTTTCCACATGTTGTTTCCTTGCTTCCATATTTTCATAAGCCAGTTCCATGGCTTTAGCGAGGCCAAGAATATTGTGAATACTTTCTGTTCCTGCACGCATATTACGTTCCTGCCCCCCTCCGTCGATCAAAGGCTTGATGATATTATCATTATTGATGTAAACAAATCCTACCCCCTTGGGACCATAAAATTTATGAGCCGAGCCGCTAATGAACGCAATGTTGGCCGAAGAAAGGTCAAAGGGAAAATATCCGATGGTCTGAACGGTGTCGGAATGAAAAAGCGCACCTGCTTCGTTGCAAATGCCGGCCACCTCCTGTAAGTTGATCATACTTCCCGTTTCATTATTGGAATGCATGAAAGATACCAGGGTCTTTTTATCGCTTAAAGGCAAAATTCGTTTGAGTTCCTCCAGGTCGGGCAACCCCCATTCATCGATCCCGAGCATAACGATCTCCGCATCCGTATCACGCCCGATGCTGTCAAAGCTGTGCAGATTGCAATGGTGTTCGACAGGCGTACTAATGATCCTTTTAACCCCAAGATCGCGAACGGCTCCTTTCAAAACCATATTATTCGATTCCGACCCTCCGGAGGTGAAAAATATTTCTCCAATGGAAGCTCCAAGGTAATGGGCTACCTTTTTTCGTGCCTGTTCAATGGCTGAGCGTGCCTTGCGTCCTTCTGCGTGAATGGAGGAAGGGTTGCCATAAATCTCTCTCATGGCATCGATCATCACCTTTTGGACTTCCTCGTCTATGGGAGTAGTCGCTGCGTTATCAAAGTATATTCGGGACATTTTGCTGATTACTGGTTACTGGTTACTGGATGATCTGGTTGCTGGTTGCTGGTTACTGGTTACTGGTTACTGGATTGTCAATGCCTAAAATAGCTTGACCAATTTTAGTTAATTATAAATCAAATTGTAATTCAAGTTGCATTGGATTATCTAACATTTTGTTTATTGTAAAGACTTCCATTTCGGGTCTTTCTTTTTCCTTTAGGTCTTTGATATATGTTTCATAAACCATTGGTGTCATCTTTAAAGAATTGTGTAAACGGTTGTTGTAGTTTTCAACAGCCATGGCTACTCGTTTCTTTAACTGTCCAAAATTTTGGATACTCCACCTTTTGAGGTATTCATTTTTTATGGTTCCATTTGCCCGCTCGCAATGTGCATTTTCAAGTACGTTAGTACACATACTGATCCTTATGCCATAGGATTTAAGTAAGTTCGTATAATCAGTACTCGTATATTGCGAACCTCTGTCAGAATGATGAATCAACTCATTATTATAATCATCAATGCCTCTGAGGTTGAGTGCCATTGTTAATGCAGCAATATTATTCTCTGACCGCATATTGTCAGAAACCGAATATCCTATGATCCGTCGAGAATAAACATCCATTATTAATACAACGTAATAATGCTGTCCCCCTAATGGAAAATAAAAAAGGTCACTAACCCATAATTGGTTGACATTTGTAAACCTCTTTCCTATCAGTACATTACCATATTGACTTCCCTTATCGCTGTAAGTAGTCTTATAGGGACTTTCTAAGGCCCGTAAACGATAGCCTTCGCGTAAACCTAATATTATAAAAGCATCCCGTCCAATGCCTTCTGGTTCGAACTGTTCATATATCTTGCGCAGGCCCATCCCCGGATGCATCTCCCTAATCTCCTCAATAAAACCTATGTAAAGGGGAGCTTTTAATAATTGCTCTCGTTCCCGTTTCAGGGCATCCATATGCCCTTGTTTGCTGATCCCCGATAAACTGTATAATGTCTTCATTTTATATCCGTGTTCGTCAGGGTGTTTTCGGAACCATTCCAGGGTTGGAGTACGTACTTTTTTTTTACATCATAACCCAGATCTTCACTCGCAAACTCGTACCCCTTCTCCAAGAGATCTATTGTCATCTGTTTTTGTCCGATTATGCGTTCATATTCGGACAATCGTTGCATTAATATTTTCGTCTTTTGTGCTTCACTTTCCATTTGTACTACTGTCTTTACTTCTTTTGTACTGTCAGAATACAAATATATCCATTTATATACACTTGTTCGTGATACTTCATATAGCTCACATATATCTCGTACCTTTATTCGTCTTGAAACCAGGTCTTTAACTTTGCTCCTTTTAAAGGATTCA
This sequence is a window from Lewinellaceae bacterium. Protein-coding genes within it:
- a CDS encoding cysteine desulfurase — its product is MSRIYFDNAATTPIDEEVQKVMIDAMREIYGNPSSIHAEGRKARSAIEQARKKVAHYLGASIGEIFFTSGGSESNNMVLKGAVRDLGVKRIISTPVEHHCNLHSFDSIGRDTDAEIVMLGIDEWGLPDLEELKRILPLSDKKTLVSFMHSNNETGSMINLQEVAGICNEAGALFHSDTVQTIGYFPFDLSSANIAFISGSAHKFYGPKGVGFVYINNDNIIKPLIDGGGQERNMRAGTESIHNILGLAKAMELAYENMEARKQHVETLRAYLKSRLEELPDVQFNSPGNGHYKVLSASFPPGPKSDLLLLNLDIEGISVSGGSACTSGVDVGSHVMQAIHGDSLRKTIRFSFSHHNTREEVDIVVEKLKQILEL
- a CDS encoding transposase, whose translation is MANKNNKKFQKQPNSNRTFSESFKRSKVKDLVSRRIKVRDICELYEVSRTSVYKWIYLYSDSTKEVKTVVQMESEAQKTKILMQRLSEYERIIGQKQMTIDLLEKGYEFASEDLGYDVKKKYVLQPWNGSENTLTNTDIK
- a CDS encoding DDE-type integrase/transposase/recombinase, with protein sequence MKTLYSLSGISKQGHMDALKREREQLLKAPLYIGFIEEIREMHPGMGLRKIYEQFEPEGIGRDAFIILGLREGYRLRALESPYKTTYSDKGSQYGNVLIGKRFTNVNQLWVSDLFYFPLGGQHYYVVLIMDVYSRRIIGYSVSDNMRSENNIAALTMALNLRGIDDYNNELIHHSDRGSQYTSTDYTNLLKSYGIRISMCTNVLENAHCERANGTIKNEYLKRWSIQNFGQLKKRVAMAVENYNNRLHNSLKMTPMVYETYIKDLKEKERPEMEVFTINKMLDNPMQLELQFDL